The segment TAAAAGCGTAGTTATACAGCGTTTCATGGAAACCTCCATATACACAAAAAAGGACCAAAGCCTTCTAACTTGTGGTCCTATTTATCATTTTGTATCAACAATTTGCTTTTTCGCAAGAGATACAAAATTTCCTTTTCCGCTTTTTCGTAGGTAGCGTTTTTCAGAGGGCCACGTCCAACAATTACGATATGATACCCTTCGCGTATGGAATGTTGATTGAGGCGATACACCTCTTTCATGAGCCGTCTAGCTCGGTTGCGCTCAACAGCACAACCAACCTTTTTGCCGGTTACAAAACCAATGCGCGTAGATTGCTTCGCCACGGGCATACGATAGAGTACACACATACGGCCTACTTCGTATTTTCCGTGCTTATACACAA is part of the Veillonella nakazawae genome and harbors:
- the rnpA gene encoding ribonuclease P protein component, which encodes MDYCLDKARRLTHNNEYRLVYKHGKYEVGRMCVLYRMPVAKQSTRIGFVTGKKVGCAVERNRARRLMKEVYRLNQHSIREGYHIVIVGRGPLKNATYEKAEKEILYLLRKSKLLIQNDK